GGCTGGCATTACTCAGCGGAGCCTCCGAGCGCACGGGCTTCGCGGACAGCCCGGCCGCGGTTACTTATACCACGCGGGTACCGGCCATGGAGCGCGGCCACCAGGTCGAGCGGCTGGTGCACCTGGCAGGCCCGGTGGTGGGTGCTCCGCCGGCGGTGAGTATCGCGCTCACGTTTGAAGAGCGGGCGGCGGTGGGGGCCTGGTTGGGTGAGCGGGGGCTCGGCCCCGGTTTCCTCGCGCTCGCCCCGGGATCGATCTGGGGCACCAAGCGCTGGCCCTACTTCGCGGAGCTCGCCGCGGCGGTCGATCGGCCCATCGTCGTGCTCGGGAGCGCCGATGACGCGGGGCTCGCCGCCGAGATCCTGGCGGCCGCACCGGGCCGAGCCCACAGCGCGGCGGGCGTGATGAGTCTCCGGGCGGCGGCGGCGCTACTGGAGCAGGCCGGCGTGCTGGTCACCAACGACTCGGCCCCGCTCCACCTCGCGACGGCGGTGGGAACCCCAATCGTGGCCCTGTTCGGACCGACGGTGCCGGCGTTCGGCTTCGGCCCGCGCGGGCCGAGGGACCTAGTGGTGGAGCACGACCGGCTCTCCTGCCGGCCCTGCTCGTCCCACGGTCCCCGGGTCTGTCCCCTGGGCCATCACCGCTGCATGCGGGAACTCTCGGTCGAGCGGGTCCGGGCGGCGATCGCCGCCGTGACTGCCGGGGAGGTGCGGGGTGCGATTCGTTCTGGGCATTGACATCGGCGGCACCAACCTCGTGGTCGGGAGTGTGGCCGAGGATGGCCGTGCGCTCCAGGCGTTGGACAGCGAGCCGACCCATGCCGAAGCGGGGGCCAGCGATGTGCTCGACCGCCTGGTGGCCCTCGCCGCCCGCGCCGTCGAGCGGACCCGGAGCGAGGTGCCCGGCGCCGAAATCCTCGGCGTGGGCGTTGGCGCGCCGGGCCCGTTGGACACCCGCAGCGGAGTGGTGCTGCTCACGCCCAACCTGGGCTGGGTCAACATGCCGCTGCGGCAGATCATTCACGATCGCCTGGGACTCCGGACCGCGCTCGACAACGACGCCAACTGCGCCGTGCTAGGCGAATGGTGGGTGGGCGCGGCACGCGGGTCGCGGCACGCGATCGGGATCACCATCGGCACCGGCATCGGAGGCGGGCTCATTCTGGACGGCCGGCTGTATCACGGAGCCTCCGACGTGGCCGGGGAGATCGGCCACACCACGATCGACACCGAGGGGCGCCGCTGCAAGTGCGGCAATTACGGCTGTCTCGAGGCCTACGCGTCGGGTCCCAACATCGCCGTTCGCGCCATCGAAGCCCTGGAGGCGGGCGCCGAAAGCCGGCTGCCCGCGTATGTAGCCGGCGACCTGCGGCAGCTCACGGCGCAGACCGTCTATCAGGCCGCGAAGGACGGGGACGAGCTCGCCCTCGAGGTGGTGAACGACACCGCCAAGTTTCTCGGTGTCGGCATCGGGAACCTGCTGAACATCTTCAATCCCGAGGTGGTGGTGGTCTGCGGCGGCGTTACGCTGGCGGGCGATCACCTGTTCGTCCCCATGCGCCGCGAGGTGGCGCGGCGGGCGTTCAAGCCGGCGGTCACCGCGTGCCGGATCGTGCCGGGCGAGCTGGCGGGGACGGCCGGCGTGTACGGCGCGGCGCGCGTGTTCCTCGACCAGACGGCCGCGGGTGCCTAAGGTCGGCGTGGTCGGGTCCCTGGTCTGGGACCTCATCTATGGCCGGGACCCGCTGGCTCCGCCGGTCGAGGAGTGGGGCGGCATCGCCTACGCGCTCGGCGGCCTCGATGCCAGCCTGCCGCCCGACTGGGAGATTGTTCCACTGATCAAGGTGGGCCGGGACCTCGCCCAGGAGGCGCAGGATCTCCTCCGGGGTCTGGCCCGGCTCACGCCCGGCGGACGGTGCGTGGAGGTCCCCACTCCCAACAACCGGGTGGTCTTGCATTACCAGTCGAGCGAGCGGCGCTGCGAGCGGATGTCCGGCGGCGTGCCCGCCTGGACCTGGGCCGAGCTGGGCCCGATGGTCCGGGATCTCGACGCAGTCTATCTCAACTTCATCTCCGGATTCGAGCTCTGTCTGGGTACCGCCCAGGCGCTGCGCCAGGGATTCGGTGGGCCGATCTACGCCGACCTGCACAGCCTCTTTCTCGGCATGCAGCACGATGGGATGCGGGTGCTCCGGCCGCTGGCCGATCCGACGGCCTGGTTCGAATGCTTCGACGTCGTCCAGCTGAACGAGGACGAAATGCGTCAGCTGTCGCCGGACCCGTTGTCGCTCAGCGCCCAGGCGCTCAGTGCCGGCACGTCGCTGCTGGTCGTGACGCTTGGACCGAAAGGAGCAGCGTACGTGGCCGGGCCGGGGTTCGACGGATGGAAGGCCGGGCCGGCCGGGAGCGTAGCGGCTTCGGATTCCCCTCTCGGAATCAGCGGTCTGGCGGCGCGGACGGCACTCATCCCTGCGCCTGTGCTCGA
The sequence above is a segment of the Gemmatimonadales bacterium genome. Coding sequences within it:
- the waaF gene encoding lipopolysaccharide heptosyltransferase II; translated protein: MRAETLVIQTAFLGDVVLTTPLLSVLGERHGSLDVVTTPAAAPLLETHPAVAEVIPYDKRGADRGAAGLWRLGRRLSARRYARVYLPHGSWRSAGLALLSGASERTGFADSPAAVTYTTRVPAMERGHQVERLVHLAGPVVGAPPAVSIALTFEERAAVGAWLGERGLGPGFLALAPGSIWGTKRWPYFAELAAAVDRPIVVLGSADDAGLAAEILAAAPGRAHSAAGVMSLRAAAALLEQAGVLVTNDSAPLHLATAVGTPIVALFGPTVPAFGFGPRGPRDLVVEHDRLSCRPCSSHGPRVCPLGHHRCMRELSVERVRAAIAAVTAGEVRGAIRSGH
- a CDS encoding ROK family protein, translating into MRFVLGIDIGGTNLVVGSVAEDGRALQALDSEPTHAEAGASDVLDRLVALAARAVERTRSEVPGAEILGVGVGAPGPLDTRSGVVLLTPNLGWVNMPLRQIIHDRLGLRTALDNDANCAVLGEWWVGAARGSRHAIGITIGTGIGGGLILDGRLYHGASDVAGEIGHTTIDTEGRRCKCGNYGCLEAYASGPNIAVRAIEALEAGAESRLPAYVAGDLRQLTAQTVYQAAKDGDELALEVVNDTAKFLGVGIGNLLNIFNPEVVVVCGGVTLAGDHLFVPMRREVARRAFKPAVTACRIVPGELAGTAGVYGAARVFLDQTAAGA
- a CDS encoding carbohydrate kinase family protein; amino-acid sequence: MPKVGVVGSLVWDLIYGRDPLAPPVEEWGGIAYALGGLDASLPPDWEIVPLIKVGRDLAQEAQDLLRGLARLTPGGRCVEVPTPNNRVVLHYQSSERRCERMSGGVPAWTWAELGPMVRDLDAVYLNFISGFELCLGTAQALRQGFGGPIYADLHSLFLGMQHDGMRVLRPLADPTAWFECFDVVQLNEDEMRQLSPDPLSLSAQALSAGTSLLVVTLGPKGAAYVAGPGFDGWKAGPAGSVAASDSPLGISGLAARTALIPAPVLDAVDPTGCGDVFGAAACARLLAGDPVESALRHASLMAGRNAAFRGAGGLARHLRGELLTL